In Bubalus bubalis isolate 160015118507 breed Murrah chromosome 3, NDDB_SH_1, whole genome shotgun sequence, a genomic segment contains:
- the CCDC47 gene encoding PAT complex subunit CCDC47, with protein MKGFHAFCVVLLIFGSVSEAKFDDFEDEEDIVEYDDNDFAEFEDVAEDSVTESPQRVIITEDDEDETTVELEGQDESQEGDFEDADTQEGDTESEPYDDEEFEGYEDKPDTSSSKSKDPITIVDVPAHLQNSWESYYLEILMVTGLLAYIMNYIIGKNKNSRLAQAWFNTHRELLESNFTLVGDDGTNKEATSTGKLNQENEHIYNLWCSGRVCCEGMLIQLRFLKRQDLLNVLARMMRPVSDQVQIKVTMNDEDMDTYVFAVGTRKALVRLQKEMQDLSEFCSDKPKSGAKYGLPDSLAILSEMGEVTDGMMDTKMLHFLTHYADKIESIHFSDQFSGPKIMQEEGQPLKLPDTKRTLLFTFNVPGSGNTYPKDMEALLPLMNMVIYSIDKAKKFRLNREGKQKADKNRARVEENFLKLTHVQRQEAAQSRREEKKRAEKERIMNEEDPEKQRRLEEAALRREQKKLEKKQMKMKQIKVKAM; from the exons ATGAAAGGCTTCCATGCTTTCTGTGTTGTCCTTTTGATATTTGGGAGTGTCTCTGAAGCCAAGTTTGATGATTTTGAGGATGAGGAAGACATCGTAGAGTATGATGATAATGACTTTGCTGAATTTGAGGATGTCGCAGAGGACTCTGTCACTGAATCTCCTCAACGGGTGAtcatcactgaagatgatgaagaTGAGACCACCGTGGAGTTGGAAGGGCAGGATGAAAGCCAAGAAGGAGACTTTGAAGATGCAGATACCCAG GAGGGAGATACCGAGAGTGAACCATATGATGATGAAGAATTTGAAGGTTATGAAGACAAACCAGATACTTCTTCTAGCAAAAGTAAAGACCCAATAACAATTGTTGAT GTTCCTGCACACCTCCAGAACAGTTGGGAGAGTTATTATCTAGAGATTTTGATGGTGACTGGTCTGCTTGCGTACATCATGAATTATATAATCGGGAAGAATAAAAACAGTCGCCTTGCTCAGGCCTGGTTTAACACTCACAGGGAGCTTTTGGAGAGCAACTTTACCTTAGTAG GGGATGATGGAACCAACAAGGAAGCCACCAGCACAGGAAAGCTGAACCAGGAGAATGAGCACATTTACAACCTGTGGTGTTCTGGCCGGGTGTGCTGTGAGGGGATGCTTATCCAGCTGAGG ttcctcaagaggcaggactTACTGAATGTCCTGGCCCGGATGATGAGGCCAGTGAGTGATCAAGTG caaataaaagTAACTATGAATGATGAAGACATGGATACTTATGTGTTTGCTGTTGGTACTCGGAAAGCCTTGGTGCGACTACAGAAGGAGATGCAGGATCTG AGTGAGTTTTGTAGTGACAAACCTAAGTCAGGAGCCAAGTATGGACTGCCTGACTCCTTGGCCATCCTGTCAGAGATGGGAGAAGTCACAGACGGAATGATGGACACAAAG atgcttcaCTTTCTTACACATTATGCTGACAAGATTGAATCCATTCATTTTTCAGACCAGTTCTCTGGTCCAAAAATTATGCAAGA GGAGGGTCAGCCCTTAAAGCTGCCTGACACTAAGAGGACACTATTGTTTACATTTAATG TGCCTGGCTCAGGTAACACTTACCCAAAGGATATGGAGGCTTTACTACCCCTGATGAACATGGTGATTTATTCTATTGATAAAGCCAAAAAGTTCCGACTCAACAGAGAA GGCAAACAAAAAGCAGACAAGAACCGAGCTCGAGTGGAGGAGAACTTCTTGAAGCTGACACATGTGCAGAGGCAGGAAGCAGCCCAGTCCCGGcgggaggagaagaaaagagccGAGAAGGAGCGAATCATGAATGAGGAGGATCCTGAGAAGCAGCGCAGGCTAGAG gAAGCTGCTTTGAGGCGTGAGCAAAAGAAATTGGAGAAGAAGCAAATGAAGATGAAACAAATCAAAGTGAAAGCCATGTAA